The Pseudomonas sp. IB20 region ACACTGACCAGTCCCAGGACCAGTCCCAGCAGGGCGACGGTGATCAGCGCTGAGATACTCAGGAATAAACGAGTGCGCAGTTTCATCGCTAGCTTCATAAGGTACAGCTCACAAGTTGTACTGTTTGCGTTTGCGGTACAGGGTCGACGCGTCGATGCCGAGAGTACGGGCCGCCTGGTCCAGGGTGTCGCTGGTGGCAAGTACCGCGCCGATGTGGGCTTTCTCCAGCTCATCCAGGCTCAACGCCGCGCCAATACGCGGTGCATTGTTGGTCGGCTGTTCGGCCATGCCGAGGTGGCTGATTTCAACCTTTTCCTGTGGGCAGATAATGCTGGCTCGCTCTACAACGTTTCGTAGCTCTCGAATATTCCCTGGCCAGCGGTAGTTGAGCAGCGCTTCTCGGGCGTCATCGCTGAAACCGCGAGCGGGCCGCGCGTACTCTTTGACGAAGCGCGCCAGGAAGCGGTCGGCGAGGGTCAGGATGTCTTCGCTACGTTCACGCAGCGGCGGCAGGTGCAAGGTGATGACGTTGAGGCGATAGAGCAAGTCTTCGCGGAAACGGCCGTCGCGCACCATGTCTTCGAGGTTCAGGTTGGTGGCCGCCAGGATGCGCACATCGGCGCGCCGGGTGACCGGGTCGCCTACGCGCTCATATTCTTTGTCCTGAATGAAGCGCAATAACTTGGGTTGTAAGGTGAGGGGAAAATCGCCGATCTCGTCGAGAAACAGCGTGCCGCCGTCCGCTTGGTTGACGCGGCCCAAGGTGCTCTCACTGGCACCGGTAAACGCACCACGGCTATGGCCGAACAATTCGCTTTCCATCAGCTCGGCCGTGAGTGACGGGCAGTTGATGGTCACGCAGGACTTCTTCGAGCGCTTGCTCCAGCCATGAATAGCCCGGGCCAATTCACCTTTACCGGTACCGGACTCGCCGAGGATCAAGATGTTGGCGTCGGTGCCCGCGACTTGGCGCGCGGTCTCCAGCACCACCATCATGGCCGGGCTGTGGGAATCGAGGCCGTCTTTGGGTTGGCGCACTTCGCCTTCCAGCGCTTCCAGGCGTGCCGAGAGTTGGCGCACTTCCAACTGCTTGGCGGTGGCCAGGCGCAATTGGTCAGGGCTGCATGGCTTGACCAGGTAGTCGGCGGCGCCGGCCTGGATCGCGTCGACCGCGGTATCCACGGCGGAATGCGCGGTAACAATCACCACGCGCATCCACGGCGCCTGAATGCGCATCTGGGCCAGTACGTCCAGGCCATTGTCTTCGCCCAGGCGCAGGTCCAAAAAGCACAGGTCGAACACCTGGCGTTGCATCAGGGCGTCGGCTTGGGCGGCGCTGTTGGCGGTGGCTACGGTATAGCCTTCATCTTCCAGGCAGTAACGGAAGGTGCGAAGGATCGCGGATTCGTCATCCACTAAAAGAATACGGCCTTGAAGTTCCTTGGCTGATTCCATCTGTCCCGCGCTCCTTAATATAAATGATGGTGTTTAGTCCCGGAATAATCGGGCAAGTTGCATGGTTTATTCTGATTGATAAAAAGCACCTTCGCGCAGGTATCTGCACACCCCTCTACAAACGCGCTGGTTGATGGCGTTTTCATGCCCTCTTGCCACTTCGGCAACTCGATATCCGATTTCGATCCCTTGACCCGACCATTGACCATCGTGCATTTCGCACGGCCTGGATAGGGGCATCGTGCAGGATGCTGGGCTCAGCGGCTGTAATGTATTTATAACTATCTGATTCTATTGAGTTTTATTTTGTAAAAGATCTGGCATGCACCCTGCAATACCTCTCCCAACAGTGTCATGACCGAATATTCAGAATGCGGGAGAAATGCAGCATGACTCGCCAAAGCCTCAGCCAATTGCGTGTATCGCCACTGCGCTTGCAGCAAGGTCTGTTCGCCAGCCTGGCCTTGATGGTCACGTTGATTGCCGGCCAGCAGATGCAGCATTGGCAGCAGAGTCAGCAGCAAGCCCCGCAATTTGAACGTCCGATGATGACCCAGACCCATTTCCGTTCCGTTGGCAGCGCGACTGCCGATGTAACCGCCCCGCAATTGAGAGTGGCTGACCAGGGTTCGACCCTGGGCGAATTGCCCGCTCAAGAGCGTTGGGTGTTCTAGGCAACAAAAGGTCGCTTGTGTTGAGCGGCGCACTGCACTACCGCTGTTACCCCTCTAGAAGCGTAAGGAGAATTACCATGTTGAGTTGGGCAATCACATTTCTGATCATCGCCATTGTGGCTGCAGTCCTGGGCTTCGGTGGTATCGCGGGCACCGCCACGGGTATCGCAAAAATTCTGTTTGTGGTCTTCCTGGTGATGTTCATCGCTTCGTTCTTCTTTGGTCGTCGCGGCCGAGGCTGAATATGACCACTTTGTCTATCAAAGCCATTGCTGCCGCCCTGCTCTTGGGCGGTAGCGGCCTGGTGATGGCCGCCAATGACGGCCAATCCCGGGCCAACGAGTTGATCAGTGCGGACAAGCAGTACCGCGAAACCTGGCAAAGCGTGGTGAAGAAAGAAGAGCGCCTGCCGGAATGGGTGATGAACCTGTCGGGTACGGCCGAACAAATGAATGCGCTGGAAGAAGATGGCGAGAAATACTTGGTCGGGCCGCTCTGCGAAACAGCAGATACCTGCTTGAACAAGCGCCTGATCGTTGCCTTCAGCTACGACAAGGAAGATGCCTACGCCATGTTGGTACAAGTCCCGGCCGGTCTGCCGGCAGACAAGTCCCCGACACGGCATGCCGACTACCGTTTCATCGGTAAGCCGAACGAAGGCATGCAAAAGCTGCTGATGGAGCAGCTTAAGAAAGATCCGAATTGGTACTAGGTTCCGTCTGACGCTTCTGTCGTCAACGGGGCCGGCGTCCATAGAAAGAAGCTCCTTCGCTTCTTTCTGTCTGCATCGCCCGCCAAGGGTGATGCATGACCAGGGGGCCGGGTTGCTCTGATCCATCGAGGTCGGCGTGACCTACGGGTACAGGGAGTGCCTGCGCAAGGGCCGGGTCAGGCGAAAAGCTGCGACGCAAGTTCACAAGTCCTCAAGCTTGCTGAACTTGCGGCGGGCTTATGGCACCCATTGCCCATCTTGTATGTTGTCCATAGCCGCTATTTTCTTTTCTGTCTCTTCGCAAACATTACTTGGTGTGTCGCGGTGACCTTCTATCGAGAAAATTTTGCGCGTGCCATAGGACATATCCGACGCCAAGCTCATCAAATCCCAGGCATTTTTGCCAGCGACTGAAGGTCGTCCAAAATCTCTGAGCGAGCCGGTATTGGCCGGTTAACGGCATATTCACCTGCCTAAATGGCGTATTTGAACTGACCGTTCGGACAGTTATTTACAAAAAAAGCCATGCCGATTCGGCATAGGGTAGGCGTTTACGGCATTAGACGTCGCTCTCTTGCATGGGAATAGTTGCGCCTTTTTTCGCCTGCCAGTAAGCCATTTCGGCCATGCGGCGGTGACCTTCTACGGAGGCAGATGCACACACTTTTTCGCTTCCGAGCGTTCCAGATGGCGCATTTGCCTTAAGTCCACTTGAAGTAAGGGTAATGACATGAAGAAGGCAAAGCTAAGCCTCGCCTGGCAGATCCTCATCGGTTTGGTGTTGGGGATCGCAATCGGTGCAGTGCTCAACCATTTCAGTGCTGAAAAAGCCTGGTGGATCAGCAATGTGTTGCAGCCGGCGGGCGATATCTTTATCCGCCTGATCAAGATGATCGTGATCCCGATTGTGATTTCCTCGCTGATCGTCGGCATCGCCGGTGTGGGTGACGCGAAGAAGCTCGGTCGAATCGGCGTCAAAACCATCCTTTACTTCGAAGTGGTCACCACCATCGCTATCGTGGTCGGCCTGTTGCTCGCCAACCTGTTCCACCCAGGTGCCGGCATCGACATGAGTACCCTGGGTACCGTCGATATCTCCAAGTACACGGCCACTGCCG contains the following coding sequences:
- the algB gene encoding sigma-54-dependent response regulator transcription factor AlgB is translated as MESAKELQGRILLVDDESAILRTFRYCLEDEGYTVATANSAAQADALMQRQVFDLCFLDLRLGEDNGLDVLAQMRIQAPWMRVVIVTAHSAVDTAVDAIQAGAADYLVKPCSPDQLRLATAKQLEVRQLSARLEALEGEVRQPKDGLDSHSPAMMVVLETARQVAGTDANILILGESGTGKGELARAIHGWSKRSKKSCVTINCPSLTAELMESELFGHSRGAFTGASESTLGRVNQADGGTLFLDEIGDFPLTLQPKLLRFIQDKEYERVGDPVTRRADVRILAATNLNLEDMVRDGRFREDLLYRLNVITLHLPPLRERSEDILTLADRFLARFVKEYARPARGFSDDAREALLNYRWPGNIRELRNVVERASIICPQEKVEISHLGMAEQPTNNAPRIGAALSLDELEKAHIGAVLATSDTLDQAARTLGIDASTLYRKRKQYNL
- a CDS encoding DUF1328 domain-containing protein; its protein translation is MLSWAITFLIIAIVAAVLGFGGIAGTATGIAKILFVVFLVMFIASFFFGRRGRG
- a CDS encoding inhibitor of vertebrate lysozyme family protein — translated: MTTLSIKAIAAALLLGGSGLVMAANDGQSRANELISADKQYRETWQSVVKKEERLPEWVMNLSGTAEQMNALEEDGEKYLVGPLCETADTCLNKRLIVAFSYDKEDAYAMLVQVPAGLPADKSPTRHADYRFIGKPNEGMQKLLMEQLKKDPNWY